The following coding sequences are from one Treponema parvum window:
- a CDS encoding enolase C-terminal domain-like protein, with product MVPVIKKMTVYPVAGKDCMELNLSGAHAPFFTRNIVILEDGSGRVGCGEVPGGQKITDALEKCRTIVEGSSVGAYKNTLKAVSDYMKKTCANDVRGLQTFDLRTGVHVVTAVEAALLDLAGQFLEVPAAALLGDGIVRNKVRMLGYLFFVGDRTKTDLPYDSEENSSCDWYKLRHNKAMTPEAVVALAVAAQKKYGFADFKLKGGVLEGKEEMRSIRALKERFPEARITLDPNGAWSLKEAVDLCKGMSGTLTYCEDPCGAEDDYSGREILAEFRRATGMRTATNMIATDWRQMSHSVVLQSVDIPLADCHFWTMAGAVRVGQLCDEFGLTWGSHSNNHFDISLAMITQTAAAVPGNVNAIDTHWIWQEGLERLTKKPLQIVEGCVDLPKKPGLGVEPDIEQIKKANELYKEHCLGARDDSIGMQYLIPGWKFDPKKPCLVR from the coding sequence ATGGTTCCCGTAATAAAAAAGATGACAGTTTATCCGGTTGCGGGCAAGGACTGCATGGAACTGAATTTAAGCGGAGCGCACGCTCCGTTTTTTACAAGAAACATTGTGATCCTTGAAGACGGCAGCGGACGCGTAGGTTGCGGTGAAGTCCCCGGCGGACAAAAGATCACCGATGCACTGGAAAAATGCCGGACGATCGTGGAAGGCAGTTCTGTCGGCGCCTATAAAAACACACTCAAGGCCGTTTCCGATTATATGAAAAAGACATGTGCAAACGATGTTCGCGGTCTTCAAACTTTTGATCTTCGCACCGGCGTCCACGTAGTGACGGCCGTTGAAGCGGCTCTTCTTGACCTTGCCGGACAGTTTTTGGAAGTTCCCGCCGCCGCATTGCTTGGCGACGGCATAGTCCGAAACAAGGTGCGGATGCTGGGTTATCTTTTTTTTGTCGGGGATCGTACAAAGACCGATTTGCCCTATGACTCCGAAGAAAATTCTTCATGCGACTGGTACAAGCTCCGCCATAACAAGGCTATGACGCCCGAAGCTGTCGTCGCTCTGGCCGTTGCCGCTCAAAAAAAATACGGCTTTGCGGATTTCAAACTTAAAGGCGGCGTCCTTGAAGGTAAAGAAGAAATGAGGTCGATCCGCGCTTTAAAAGAAAGGTTCCCGGAGGCAAGAATTACGCTTGATCCTAACGGAGCGTGGAGTTTAAAAGAAGCCGTAGATCTGTGCAAGGGAATGAGCGGGACTCTCACTTATTGCGAAGATCCTTGCGGCGCCGAAGACGACTATTCCGGGCGGGAAATTCTTGCGGAATTCCGCCGCGCTACGGGCATGCGCACGGCCACAAACATGATCGCTACCGACTGGCGGCAGATGAGCCATTCGGTTGTGCTTCAGTCCGTGGACATTCCGCTTGCCGATTGCCACTTTTGGACTATGGCGGGAGCCGTGCGCGTAGGCCAATTATGCGACGAATTCGGGCTTACTTGGGGTTCGCATTCGAACAATCACTTCGACATTTCTTTAGCGATGATCACGCAGACGGCGGCCGCCGTTCCCGGAAACGTAAACGCCATAGATACGCATTGGATCTGGCAGGAAGGGCTTGAACGCCTTACAAAGAAGCCTTTGCAGATAGTAGAAGGCTGTGTCGATCTGCCTAAAAAACCCGGACTCGGCGTTGAACCCGACATCGAACAAATAAAAAAAGCAAACGAATTGTATAAAGAGCATTGTCTGGGAGCCCGCGACGATTCTATCGGGATGCAATATTTGATTCCCGGTTGGAAATTCGATCCTAAAAAGCCGTGCCTTGTGCGTTAA
- the garR gene encoding 2-hydroxy-3-oxopropionate reductase: MKIGFIGLGIMGKPMAKNLIKAGHELVICELKKETVEEFKGLGAEVAANPAGVAKACSLFITMVPNSPQVRTVALGENGLIETAKPGSVLIDMSSIDPMESKAIGEELAKKGIEMMDAPVSGGEPKAIDGTLSIMCGGKKDLFEKYKDLLSIMGSSVTHIGDLGAGNTCKLANQIIVACNIAALSEALMLAKKAGTDPEKVFEGIKGGLAGSTVMNAKTPMILAHNYKPGFRIELHIKDLTNALNAGHKVSSPLPLTGQVMEMMQALKADGFEKDDHSALAKYYEKLSNEKIGK; this comes from the coding sequence ATGAAAATAGGATTTATAGGTCTTGGAATAATGGGTAAGCCTATGGCTAAAAACCTTATTAAAGCTGGTCACGAATTGGTGATCTGTGAATTGAAAAAAGAAACCGTTGAAGAGTTCAAAGGTTTGGGCGCGGAAGTTGCCGCAAATCCTGCGGGGGTTGCCAAGGCTTGTTCCCTGTTTATCACTATGGTTCCGAATTCTCCTCAAGTGCGCACCGTAGCGTTGGGTGAAAACGGTCTTATTGAAACTGCAAAACCCGGTTCCGTTTTGATTGACATGAGCTCTATCGATCCTATGGAATCCAAGGCGATCGGAGAAGAACTTGCAAAGAAAGGCATAGAGATGATGGACGCTCCCGTTTCAGGCGGCGAACCTAAGGCTATAGACGGAACCCTGTCCATAATGTGCGGCGGCAAAAAAGACTTGTTTGAAAAATACAAAGATCTTCTTTCCATAATGGGCTCGTCCGTTACGCACATAGGAGACCTCGGCGCAGGCAATACGTGCAAACTTGCAAACCAGATAATCGTCGCCTGCAATATTGCAGCCCTTTCCGAAGCGCTCATGCTTGCAAAAAAAGCCGGAACCGATCCTGAAAAGGTCTTTGAAGGAATAAAGGGCGGCCTTGCCGGTTCTACCGTAATGAACGCAAAGACTCCGATGATTCTTGCGCACAACTATAAACCCGGTTTTAGAATTGAACTTCACATAAAGGACCTTACGAACGCTCTTAACGCCGGACACAAGGTTTCAAGTCCGCTGCCTCTTACGGGTCAGGTAATGGAAATGATGCAAGCTCTCAAAGCCGACGGCTTTGAAAAAGACGATCACAGCGCGCTTGCAAAATACTACGAAAAACTTTCAAACGAAAAGATCGGAAAATAA
- a CDS encoding HAD family hydrolase: protein MKNFIKDIRGIIFDCDGVIIDSAADMAEAVNVTLEHFGLKRIDEQTAVSFVGNGAKKLIERSLACSLETKSSLEPERIDAVLRWYVSYYAEHALERTVLYPGFAYLIERLMIKGIKMAVVSNKPQNITHDILSYFDIDEYFDAIIGPEQLKNMKPDPEGLQQALEAMNKSVGNLKHISKDETLMVGDSAVDVQAGHNFGCRTCAVTKGLGDKEKLLAEKADIIVGYAGELISFF, encoded by the coding sequence ATGAAAAATTTTATAAAAGATATTCGAGGAATAATATTCGACTGCGACGGCGTTATAATCGATTCCGCGGCGGACATGGCGGAAGCCGTAAACGTGACGCTTGAACACTTCGGGTTAAAGCGCATAGACGAGCAAACGGCGGTTTCTTTTGTAGGCAACGGCGCAAAAAAACTTATAGAGCGTTCGCTCGCCTGTTCTTTAGAGACGAAGTCCTCCTTGGAACCTGAAAGAATAGACGCTGTCCTCCGCTGGTACGTTTCGTATTATGCGGAACACGCTTTGGAAAGAACCGTTTTGTATCCTGGTTTTGCGTACCTTATCGAGCGTCTTATGATAAAAGGAATAAAAATGGCCGTCGTTTCAAACAAACCTCAGAATATTACGCACGATATTCTTTCTTATTTCGACATAGACGAATATTTTGATGCGATCATCGGTCCCGAACAGCTTAAGAATATGAAACCCGACCCCGAAGGACTTCAACAGGCCCTTGAGGCGATGAATAAAAGCGTCGGAAATTTAAAGCATATTTCCAAAGACGAAACCTTGATGGTGGGAGATTCCGCCGTCGACGTGCAGGCGGGGCATAATTTCGGTTGTCGCACCTGCGCCGTCACCAAAGGTTTGGGCGATAAAGAAAAGCTTCTTGCCGAAAAAGCCGATATTATCGTAGGCTATGCCGGAGAATTGATATCTTTTTTTTGA
- a CDS encoding DNA repair helicase XPB encodes MVNSPANPLIIQSDRTLLLDVHASRAQECRNALIPFAELERSPEHLHTYRLTPLSLWNASSAGFTPDDAVKVLRDFARYDVPPSVEEWIKETAGRFGKLRLISVPEDMYSKEDEFYSGGKQLKKEYLCLVTDSAAVYKEILNNASLKKYLEPQTSPSFPHDYGFLLKLTDRGTVKQNLLQAGWPVKDDVPLKDGEALDISLRKTTLSGKELVIRDYQKESAEALVGDKGAGTGFGTIVLPCGSGKTVIGMYIMEMLKTCTLIVTTNISAVHQWMDELIDKTNLTKRQIAEYTGSKKDIKPVTIATYQILTWRPEKDGPYPHFSIFRERPWGLIIYDEVHMLPAPVFRVVAELQAVRRVGLTATLVREDGCEGHVFSLVGPKRYDVPWKELEHSGWIAAAECVEVRINLDESKEIEYAVSDIRKKHRIAGENPQKINIVRQIISGHSEDKILVIGQYIDQLERLSEVLGAPIITGKTPAEERDRLYADFRKNKIRVMVVSKVANFAIDLPDASLAIQVSGTFGSRQEEAQRLGRILRPKNKTARFFTLITRNTVEEDFGANRQKFLAEQGYSYRIIRYVDSSSFDELDSRFIAQESNDA; translated from the coding sequence ATGGTAAATTCGCCGGCGAATCCTCTTATCATACAAAGCGACAGAACCTTGCTGCTGGACGTGCACGCGTCTCGCGCACAGGAATGCCGAAATGCGCTTATACCTTTTGCGGAACTTGAACGCTCTCCCGAACACCTTCACACATACCGCCTTACCCCTCTTTCTCTCTGGAACGCCTCAAGCGCAGGTTTTACGCCGGACGACGCCGTAAAAGTTTTGCGCGATTTTGCGCGCTATGACGTTCCTCCGTCAGTTGAAGAATGGATAAAGGAAACGGCCGGACGCTTTGGAAAGCTGCGCCTCATATCGGTTCCCGAAGACATGTATTCAAAAGAGGACGAGTTTTATTCCGGCGGAAAACAATTAAAAAAAGAGTATCTTTGCCTGGTAACGGACAGCGCCGCGGTGTACAAAGAGATATTAAATAACGCTTCGCTGAAAAAATATTTGGAGCCGCAGACTTCGCCTTCATTTCCGCACGATTACGGTTTTTTGCTGAAACTGACCGACCGCGGCACGGTAAAGCAGAATTTATTACAGGCCGGATGGCCTGTAAAAGACGACGTGCCGCTTAAAGACGGAGAAGCCCTTGATATAAGCCTTCGAAAAACTACGCTTTCGGGAAAAGAACTTGTTATTCGTGATTATCAAAAGGAATCGGCGGAAGCGTTGGTAGGCGACAAAGGAGCCGGAACGGGATTCGGCACTATAGTTCTTCCGTGCGGATCGGGTAAAACCGTAATAGGCATGTACATCATGGAAATGCTTAAAACCTGCACGCTTATCGTCACAACGAATATTTCGGCCGTCCATCAATGGATGGATGAACTTATCGATAAAACGAATTTGACAAAACGGCAGATTGCCGAATATACCGGAAGCAAAAAAGACATAAAACCCGTAACCATAGCCACATATCAGATTCTTACATGGAGGCCCGAAAAGGACGGTCCATATCCGCATTTTTCGATATTCCGCGAGCGTCCCTGGGGACTTATAATTTACGATGAAGTGCATATGCTTCCGGCTCCCGTCTTTAGAGTTGTCGCAGAGCTGCAAGCCGTAAGGCGTGTGGGACTTACGGCAACCCTTGTGCGCGAAGACGGCTGTGAAGGACACGTGTTCAGCCTTGTAGGGCCTAAGCGTTATGATGTTCCGTGGAAAGAGCTTGAGCACTCCGGTTGGATTGCCGCGGCCGAATGCGTTGAAGTAAGGATAAATCTTGACGAATCAAAGGAAATCGAATATGCGGTTTCCGATATACGTAAAAAACACCGCATAGCAGGTGAAAATCCCCAAAAAATAAATATAGTGCGGCAGATAATATCCGGACATTCCGAAGATAAAATCCTTGTCATAGGTCAATATATAGACCAGCTTGAACGGCTGTCAGAGGTATTGGGCGCTCCGATTATAACCGGTAAAACGCCGGCGGAGGAAAGAGACAGGCTGTACGCCGATTTTCGTAAAAACAAAATACGCGTTATGGTCGTTTCAAAAGTTGCAAATTTCGCCATTGACCTGCCGGACGCGTCCCTTGCAATACAGGTTTCCGGAACCTTCGGCAGCAGGCAGGAAGAAGCGCAAAGGCTTGGAAGGATTTTGAGACCTAAAAACAAAACAGCCCGTTTTTTTACGCTTATAACGAGGAATACGGTAGAAGAGGACTTCGGCGCAAACCGGCAGAAGTTTTTAGCCGAGCAGGGATATTCGTACAGGATCATAAGATACGTGGATTCTTCGTCTTTTGATGAATTGGACTCGCGCTTTATAGCGCAGGAATCGAATGATGCGTAG
- a CDS encoding tRNA threonylcarbamoyladenosine dehydratase: MVHAEAETPFSRTLMLLGERKMLKLSQSRVCVLGLGGVGSYTAEALVRSGLGAIDIVDDDSVSVSNLNRQLYALHSTIGQNKVDIAENRILDINPLCRVKKHKIFFLPENAKQFNFSDYDYVADCTDTVTAKICIIRTAKAADVPVISCMGTGNKMNPLLFEIADISETSVCPVARIMRRELKKRGIENVKVLYSKEPPISLMPETKTAADNEEPFDFEGENSKQVDVSAENRINKPIPGSTAFCPSVAGLIIASEIIKDLCS, translated from the coding sequence ATGGTGCATGCGGAAGCCGAAACTCCGTTTTCAAGAACTCTCATGCTGCTCGGCGAAAGAAAAATGTTAAAACTTTCGCAGTCAAGAGTATGCGTCTTAGGCTTGGGCGGAGTAGGAAGCTACACGGCGGAAGCCCTTGTCCGGTCGGGACTGGGCGCAATAGATATTGTCGACGACGACAGCGTTTCCGTTTCAAACCTGAACAGGCAGCTTTATGCGCTGCATTCGACTATAGGGCAAAATAAGGTCGATATTGCTGAAAACCGCATATTGGATATAAACCCGCTTTGCCGCGTAAAAAAACACAAAATCTTTTTTTTACCGGAAAATGCAAAACAATTTAATTTTTCGGATTACGATTATGTAGCCGACTGTACTGATACCGTAACTGCAAAAATTTGCATTATACGGACGGCAAAGGCGGCGGATGTTCCGGTAATAAGCTGTATGGGAACCGGAAACAAGATGAATCCTCTTCTTTTTGAAATCGCCGATATAAGCGAAACAAGCGTTTGCCCCGTAGCCCGAATAATGCGGAGGGAATTGAAAAAGCGCGGGATCGAAAATGTCAAAGTCTTATATTCAAAAGAGCCGCCGATTTCTCTTATGCCCGAAACGAAAACGGCCGCAGATAATGAAGAACCGTTTGATTTTGAAGGCGAGAACTCGAAGCAAGTTGACGTTTCCGCTGAAAACCGCATAAATAAACCGATTCCGGGCAGCACGGCTTTTTGTCCGTCCGTGGCGGGGCTTATAATTGCGTCCGAAATAATAAAAGATCTGTGTTCATAA
- a CDS encoding GmrSD restriction endonuclease domain-containing protein, with protein MTSEKFTLQQYSISAILGLIEANDFVIPEIQRPFVWKKTQVRDLIDSLYNGYPTGYIIVWKNPDVQTKDGTKANGKKVLIDGQQRITALMASIAGKEVLDSDFNKDRIKIAFNPFPEDETKRFAVQDASHLRDKRWIPDIAEIFKSDFKQMKFLYDYVKDNPSADMDDVAEIITNLKGIANRQIGVIELDHKLDMDEVTEIFIRINSKGTVLGQADFVMSKLASDGDFTTGHGGSLIRKTVDYFCHLAVKPDFYSKMINDTEFAKSKYADKIKWLAKDNDYIYDPDYDDMIRVSFMHQFGRGKMADLVSLLSGRDFVTRQFLASVVDDSYKKLDTGIINFINQYNFEQFVMAIKGAGYISPKLLGSKMTLNFAYNLYLLLLADKTIPNAQIKRYIQKWFVLSYITGRYTGSSESVMDRDMRNISDKGFLKYLQEMENSSLSDTFWNVTLPQGLETSSVNSPVFNVFLAAQINHKCNSFLMKGTMISDLITISGDVHHIFPKAYLKKNGINIKIKYNQVANFIYLDTQVNKAVGEDAPNVYLGKVLSQCKSGNIEIGNINSEEDLYKNLEENCVPKEIVRMTIKDYDKYLIERRKLMAKLIEKYYKGL; from the coding sequence ATGACATCAGAAAAATTTACCCTTCAACAATATTCAATTAGTGCGATTCTTGGACTTATCGAAGCGAATGATTTTGTTATTCCGGAAATTCAACGTCCTTTTGTTTGGAAAAAAACACAAGTTAGAGATTTAATAGATTCACTTTATAATGGTTATCCTACAGGATATATTATTGTTTGGAAGAATCCTGATGTCCAGACTAAAGATGGAACAAAAGCAAATGGAAAAAAAGTTCTCATTGATGGGCAGCAGCGTATTACTGCACTTATGGCTTCCATTGCCGGTAAAGAAGTTCTTGATTCTGATTTTAACAAGGATAGGATAAAAATTGCATTTAATCCATTCCCTGAAGATGAAACAAAACGATTTGCAGTTCAGGATGCCTCACATTTAAGAGATAAACGTTGGATACCCGATATTGCTGAAATTTTTAAATCTGATTTTAAGCAGATGAAGTTTCTTTATGATTATGTAAAAGATAATCCATCGGCCGATATGGACGACGTTGCAGAAATCATTACAAATCTCAAGGGGATCGCTAATCGTCAGATTGGTGTCATAGAACTTGATCATAAACTGGATATGGATGAAGTAACGGAAATATTTATCCGAATCAATTCCAAAGGAACCGTTCTTGGGCAAGCAGATTTTGTTATGTCTAAATTGGCTAGTGATGGTGATTTTACTACTGGACATGGCGGTTCATTAATTCGAAAGACGGTAGATTATTTCTGTCATCTTGCTGTAAAACCGGATTTCTATTCAAAGATGATAAATGATACTGAATTTGCTAAGTCCAAATATGCAGATAAAATCAAATGGCTTGCAAAAGATAATGATTATATTTATGACCCTGATTATGATGATATGATTCGCGTTTCATTTATGCATCAATTTGGAAGAGGAAAAATGGCAGATTTGGTAAGCTTGCTTTCCGGTCGAGATTTTGTAACACGACAATTCCTAGCTTCAGTTGTAGACGACTCATATAAGAAGCTTGATACTGGAATCATAAACTTCATTAATCAGTATAATTTTGAGCAATTTGTTATGGCCATCAAAGGGGCCGGTTATATTTCGCCTAAATTGCTAGGGTCCAAAATGACACTGAATTTTGCTTACAATTTATATCTACTCTTGTTGGCTGACAAAACAATTCCAAATGCACAAATAAAACGATATATACAGAAATGGTTTGTGCTTTCGTATATTACCGGCAGATATACCGGTTCTTCAGAATCGGTAATGGATCGCGATATGCGAAATATCTCTGATAAAGGGTTCTTAAAATACCTTCAAGAAATGGAAAATTCTTCTTTATCGGACACTTTCTGGAACGTTACATTGCCACAGGGGTTGGAAACTTCATCGGTAAACAGTCCTGTATTTAATGTCTTTTTGGCTGCCCAAATAAATCATAAATGTAATTCATTCTTGATGAAAGGAACAATGATTTCAGACCTTATTACAATTTCTGGTGATGTTCATCATATTTTTCCTAAAGCTTATCTGAAGAAGAACGGAATTAATATAAAAATAAAATATAATCAGGTAGCAAATTTTATCTATCTTGATACGCAGGTAAATAAAGCCGTAGGAGAAGATGCACCAAATGTTTATTTGGGGAAAGTATTGAGTCAGTGTAAGTCTGGAAACATTGAAATAGGAAACATAAACTCAGAAGAAGATTTATATAAGAATTTAGAGGAAAACTGTGTTCCGAAAGAAATTGTGCGCATGACTATTAAGGATTATGATAAATATCTTATTGAACGCCGAAAATTGATGGCTAAGCTTATTGAAAAGTATTATAAGGGATTATAA
- a CDS encoding ATP-binding protein — MEYKLRRKIDDFLINWKQNPDRMPLIIKGARQVGKTSSIEHFAKSYNHFIEINFISEPQYAKIFISGYSPDNIIKEITFINPAFKFVPNETLIFFDEMQACPDCATCLKFFKIDGQYDVICSGSFLGINYEEVTSVSVGYKQDYEMHSLDFEEFLWAKGYSQNQIEGIYEHIKNTTPFSENEFDVWMNCFKEYVITGGMPRVVNKFIEQNNFSGILQEQTQILKAYEEDILKYAKGLEKSKIKNIYTHIPVFLAKENKRYQITKIAAGARNREYIGTVDWLKDAGIVNVCYNLEQPELPLKGNYNPTEYKIYYRDTGLLIAALDEEAQADLRQNRNFNTYKGAIFENIVGDILVKQGYELFYYRNEKSTIEMDFFIRDAESLVPVEVKASDNPSSSLKNLIEKDKYADIHYGIKLCAKNTGFNGKFYTFPYFCTFLLKRYMMEKISSEKK, encoded by the coding sequence ATGGAATATAAGCTTCGTCGTAAAATAGACGATTTTCTTATAAACTGGAAACAAAATCCGGATAGGATGCCGCTTATAATAAAAGGCGCCCGTCAGGTTGGTAAAACATCATCCATTGAGCATTTCGCAAAAAGCTATAATCACTTTATAGAAATCAACTTTATCAGCGAACCTCAGTACGCAAAGATTTTTATTTCAGGTTATTCTCCGGATAATATCATAAAGGAAATCACTTTCATAAATCCCGCCTTCAAATTTGTTCCTAATGAAACCCTCATTTTTTTTGATGAAATGCAAGCCTGCCCGGATTGCGCAACCTGTCTCAAGTTTTTTAAGATTGACGGCCAATATGATGTAATTTGTTCAGGTTCGTTTCTTGGTATAAACTATGAAGAAGTTACTTCCGTAAGCGTCGGCTATAAGCAGGATTATGAAATGCATTCCCTTGATTTTGAAGAATTCCTTTGGGCAAAAGGTTATTCGCAAAATCAAATTGAAGGAATCTATGAACACATAAAAAACACAACGCCTTTTTCTGAAAATGAATTTGATGTCTGGATGAACTGTTTCAAGGAATACGTGATTACAGGCGGAATGCCGCGAGTTGTAAACAAGTTCATTGAACAGAATAATTTTTCAGGAATACTTCAGGAACAGACTCAGATTCTTAAAGCTTATGAAGAAGATATCCTCAAATATGCGAAGGGACTTGAGAAATCAAAGATTAAAAATATCTACACACACATTCCGGTCTTTCTTGCAAAAGAAAATAAACGCTACCAGATAACAAAAATCGCCGCTGGCGCACGTAACAGGGAATACATTGGAACTGTAGATTGGCTAAAGGACGCTGGGATAGTAAATGTATGCTACAATCTTGAACAGCCGGAATTGCCGCTCAAAGGCAATTACAATCCAACAGAATATAAAATCTACTACCGTGATACGGGACTTTTGATTGCAGCCCTTGATGAAGAAGCTCAGGCTGATTTACGCCAAAACAGAAACTTCAACACATACAAAGGCGCGATCTTTGAAAATATAGTCGGCGATATACTTGTAAAACAGGGATATGAACTCTTCTATTACAGAAATGAAAAATCAACGATAGAAATGGATTTCTTTATTCGTGATGCCGAATCTCTTGTCCCTGTAGAAGTAAAAGCAAGCGACAATCCTTCTTCCTCGCTTAAAAATCTTATTGAAAAAGATAAATATGCAGATATTCATTACGGAATAAAACTCTGCGCTAAGAATACGGGCTTTAATGGCAAGTTTTATACATTCCCGTATTTTTGCACATTCCTGCTCAAACGCTATATGATGGAAAAGATCAGTTCAGAGAAAAAATAA
- a CDS encoding winged helix-turn-helix transcriptional regulator — MNKTEKRIIELLIENPGYISVELAKQIGVTKRTIERSFKTLQEKKMIERIGSKRDGNWIVIR, encoded by the coding sequence TTGAATAAAACAGAAAAGAGAATAATTGAGCTTTTAATAGAAAATCCGGGTTACATATCAGTTGAACTTGCAAAACAGATAGGTGTAACAAAAAGAACAATCGAAAGATCATTTAAAACATTACAAGAAAAGAAAATGATAGAGCGAATCGGTTCAAAGCGTGATGGTAATTGGATTGTGATTAGGTAA
- a CDS encoding NADase-type glycan-binding domain-containing protein, with amino-acid sequence MKKLLLISVFILMKVMVFSQKINIDITYFTNIYNKELILYYLSENKFAVITTGDREDFVKRGLVLQYSYDVKKELHGHFVRNSLAKGSAYGIDEIEYYIEGKGIIIPITVSSKYILLMPNQMLRDIKDNKSFDYKKWQEYKKQSEKLYIETYRESARVTNYDSGITSIKASSFLSENTRNGFVEYLADNILEKIYYMDIDDYDKTLYDSLTPPWVEGVKGYGIGEYLDMEFKWKSDEMQILNGFVDFTRMDLYEKNSRVKTVLIESENPKFAQEYELDDIVRYTVVKLPAKTDKIRMTIKDVYKGSKYDDTCISSILVTNPNLPSYEEMEEKILKAIEKSGIKLQ; translated from the coding sequence ATGAAAAAATTGCTTTTAATTAGTGTATTTATTTTGATGAAAGTAATGGTTTTTTCACAGAAAATTAATATAGATATAACATATTTTACAAATATTTATAATAAAGAACTAATTTTATATTATTTAAGTGAAAATAAATTTGCAGTTATTACAACTGGAGATAGAGAAGATTTTGTAAAAAGAGGCTTAGTTCTTCAATATTCATATGATGTGAAAAAAGAACTTCATGGACATTTTGTTAGAAATTCTTTAGCAAAGGGAAGTGCATATGGTATAGATGAAATTGAGTATTACATAGAGGGAAAAGGAATAATAATTCCTATCACTGTTTCATCGAAATATATATTGCTTATGCCAAATCAAATGCTTCGTGATATTAAAGATAATAAAAGTTTTGATTATAAAAAATGGCAAGAATACAAAAAGCAATCAGAAAAACTCTATATAGAAACATATAGGGAATCTGCTCGAGTTACAAATTATGATTCCGGTATAACTTCAATCAAAGCGTCATCTTTTTTATCGGAAAATACTAGGAACGGTTTTGTAGAGTATTTGGCGGATAATATTCTTGAAAAAATTTATTATATGGATATAGATGACTACGATAAAACCCTCTACGATTCTCTTACACCCCCATGGGTAGAAGGGGTTAAAGGCTATGGCATAGGGGAATACCTGGATATGGAATTCAAGTGGAAGTCGGATGAAATGCAGATACTAAACGGTTTTGTAGACTTTACACGAATGGATTTGTATGAAAAGAACAGTAGAGTAAAAACGGTACTGATAGAAAGTGAAAATCCGAAATTTGCACAAGAGTACGAGCTTGATGATATTGTAAGATATACTGTCGTAAAATTACCGGCAAAGACAGACAAAATAAGAATGACAATAAAAGATGTGTATAAGGGCAGTAAATATGACGATACTTGTATATCTTCAATACTCGTAACAAATCCAAATTTGCCAAGTTATGAAGAGATGGAGGAAAAAATATTAAAAGCGATAGAAAAAAGTGGAATAAAACTACAATAA